From Camelina sativa cultivar DH55 chromosome 7, Cs, whole genome shotgun sequence, one genomic window encodes:
- the LOC104700519 gene encoding pleckstrin homology domain-containing protein 1, which produces MESIWRIATGQDPSREDYEGIEFWSNPERSGWLTKQGDYIKTWRRRWFVLKRGKLLWFKDQAAAGIRGSTPRGVISVGDCLTVKGAEDVVNKPFAFELSSGGYTMFFIADNEKEKEEWINSIGRSIVQHSRSVTDSEVLDYDHRR; this is translated from the coding sequence atggagaGTATCTGGCGAATCGCGACGGGCCAAGATCCGAGCCGTGAAGATTACGAAGGGATCGAGTTCTGGTCAAACCCGGAGCGTTCTGGTTGGCTGACGAAGCAAGGCGATTACATCAAAACCTGGCGCCGCCGTTGGTTCGTTCTCAAACGAGGGAAGCTTCTCTGGTTCAAAGATCAAGCCGCTGCTGGAATTCGCGGATCTACGCCGCGTGGTGTGATCTCCGTCGGTGATTGTCTCACCGTGAAAGGAGCTGAGGATGTTGTCAACAAGCCTTTCGCGTTTGAGCTGTCTAGTGGTGGCTATACCATGTTCTTCATCGCTGATAacgagaaggagaaagaagagtggATTAATTCGATTGGAAGGTCGATTGTGCAGCACTCGAGGTCTGTGACTGATTCTGAGGTCCTCGATTACGATCACAGgcggtga
- the LOC104700520 gene encoding putative invertase inhibitor — MKFLVSLVMFSLLLNGFAFAQTLLQDSCKKATVIEPGLIYNFCVDSLTQDPQSKTATTLEGLILPSTKNAEAKAMNVKEIVEHILKGKKYESIEAELRDCVEFYDDANDSLNTALASVRSHDYKTANENFSIALDVPGNCEDGIKERNKQHSPVSNENNDLFQKILIPLVFNYMLI; from the coding sequence atgaagtttttggtttcattggttatgttctctcttctcttgaaCGGTTTCGCATTTGCTCAAACTCTCCTTCAAGATTCTTGCAAGAAAGCAACCGTGATAGAACCGGGCTTGATATACAATTTCTGCGTCGATTCTCTTACACAAGATCCACAAAGCAAAACCGCAACCACCCTCGAAGGTTTGATCCTACCGTCGACGAAGAACGCTGAAGCAAAAGCTATGAACGTTAAAGAAATCGTTGAACATATCCTCAAGGGCAAGAAATATGAAAGTATTGAAGCAGAGCTACGCGATTGCGTTGAGTTTTATGACGATGCTAATGATTCGTTAAACACTGCTTTAGCGAGCGTTCGATCGCACGATTATAAAACCGCTAATGAAAATTTTAGTATTGCTTTGGATGTACCAGGCAACTGCGAGGATGGTATCAAGGAAAGAAATAAACAGCATTCTCCCGTTAGTAACGAGAACAATGATTTGtttcagaagattttgattcctcttgtttttaattatatgctAATATGA